From a single Populus nigra chromosome 18, ddPopNigr1.1, whole genome shotgun sequence genomic region:
- the LOC133678475 gene encoding pentatricopeptide repeat-containing protein At5g61370, mitochondrial — protein MHCFWKSRWAGFLFQNIKTNKSKPPLYSTKQQHNQLPLELQEVCKVISSWIGGLDDLELRLNQFKGQLTYPLVTQIINSCKHEAPSRRILRFFLWSNKVLDSEKLKDDDFNHVIRVLAEKKDHTGMRILISDLRKEGRVMDPQTFALVAETLVKLGREDEALGIFKNLEKFKCPQDGFAVTAIISALCAKGHAKKAQGVFSHHKNNKISGLEPCVVYRCLLYGWSVQENVKEARKIIQEMKGDGLIPDLFCYNTFLKCLCERNLKRNPSGLVPEALNVMMEMRSYRIEPNSISYNTLLSCLGRARRVKESYRMLETMKTTGCAPDWVSYFLVAKVMYLTGRFGKGNEIVDEMIGQGLLPDRKFYYNLIGVLCGVERVSYALELFERMKTSSLGGYGPVYDILIPKLCKGGDFERGRELWEEATAMGVSVSCSSDVLDPSITEVFKPRRKVEEDVNLEKFSRNEIPRLEPKSRREMGKVKKKIRGKRQV, from the coding sequence atgcaTTGCTTCTGGAAATCAAGATGGGCTGGCTTTTTGTtccaaaacattaaaacaaacaaatctaAGCCTCCTTTATATTCCACAAAGCAGCAGCATAACCAACTGCCACTTGAGCTGCAAGAAGTGTGTAAAGTTATTTCGAGCTGGATTGGTGGTTTGGATGACTTAGAGTTGcgtttaaatcaatttaaaggtCAGTTAACATATCCTCTTGTTACACAAATTATAAATTCCTGCAAACATGAGGCTCCTTCCAGAAGAATCTTGAGATTTTTTCTATGGTCCAATAAAGTTTTGGATTCTGAAAAACTGAAAGATGATGATTTCAATCATGTCATTCGAGTTTTGGCCGAGAAGAAGGATCACACAGGAATGCGTATTTTGATTTCGGATTTAAGGAAGGAAGGCCGCGTAATGGACCCGCAAACTTTTGCTCTTGTAGCTGAGACTTTGGTTAAACTGGGGAGAGAAGATGAGGCGTTGGGTATATTCAAGAACTTGGAAAAGTTCAAGTGCCCACAAGATGGTTTTGCTGTCACTGCCATTATAAGCGCCCTTTGTGCGAAAGGGCATGCTAAGAAAGCACAAGGAGTGTTTTCGCACCATAAGAATAATAAGATATCCGGTTTAGAGCCTTGTGTTGTTTATAGGTGTCTTTTGTATGGGTGGTCCGTGCAGGAGAACGTGAAGGAAGCTCGAAAGATTATCCAAGAGATGAAGGGAGATGGGTTAATCCcagatttattttgttataatacTTTTCTCAAGTGCCTTTGCGAAAGAAATCTTAAACGCAATCCATCTGGACTTGTCCCTGAAGCTTTGAATGTGATGATGGAAATGAGATCATATAGGATTGAGCCAAACTCAATTAGTTACAATACATTGCTTTCTTGTCTTGGGAGAGCAAGAAGAGTCAAGGAATCGTATAGGATGCTTGAGACAATGAAAACAACAGGTTGTGCTCCTGATTGGGTTAGTTATTTTCTTGTTGCAAAAGTGATGTATCTGACTGGTAGATTCGGTAAAGGAAATGAGATAGTTGATGAGATGATTGGACAGGGGCTGCTGCCAGATCGTAAGTTTTACTATAATTTGATTGGTGTTCTTTGTGGAGTTGAGAGGGTGAGTTATGCCCTTGAGTTATTTGAACGAATGAAGACAAGCTCGTTGGGTGGTTATGGGCCTGTATATGATATTTTGATACCAAAGCTTTGTAAAGGTGGGGATTTTGAAAGGGGTAGAGAGCTATGGGAGGAGGCCACTGCTATGGGTGTCTCTGTTAGCTGCTCCAGTGATGTGTTGGATCCCTCTATCACTGAGGTTTTCAAGCCCAGAAGGAAGGTGGAAGAAGATGTCAATCTTGAGAAATTCAGCAGAAACGAGATCCCCAGACTCGAGCCCAAGTCAAGACGAGAAATGGGGAAGGTGAAGAAGAAAATCAGGGGGAAAAGACAAGTATGA